One genomic segment of Alosa sapidissima isolate fAloSap1 chromosome 13, fAloSap1.pri, whole genome shotgun sequence includes these proteins:
- the bxdc2 gene encoding ribosome biogenesis protein BRX1 homolog has protein sequence MSALKRKRGGKGGGAKNTKKVKFAENGESKTNVTTDQEQKNEINIPAPVSMGKWKNKERVLVFSSRGINFRTRHLMQDLRTMMPHAKADTKMDRKDKLFVVNEVCEIKNCNKCIYFEAKKKQDLYMWIANVPHGPSAKFLVQNVHTLAELKMTGNCLKGSRPLLSFDPQFDSVPHYSLLKELFIQTFSTPQYHPKSQPFVDHVFTFTIADNRIWFRNYQIIEEDASLVEIGPRFVLNLIKIFQGSFGGPTLYENPHFQSPNMQRRMVRLALAAKHRERQLVREIQKAKRMETKEVLKEDVTDDVFDTPSAEKPVEIELEAPPPKPPKKGKLTELRRKTRLKRKGIR, from the exons ATGTCGGCGCTCAAGAGAAAGCGTGGAGGAAAAGGTGGCGGAGCCAAAAATACGAAAAAAGTTAAATTTGCGGAAAATGGAGAATCCAAAACAAATGTTACTACAGACCAAGAACAGAAGAATGAAATCAACATTCCAGCACCCGTTTCAATG GGAAAATGGAAAAACAAAGAACGTGTTCTGGTCTTTTCTTCCAGAGGTATCAACTTCAGAACTAGACATTTAATGCAGGATCTAAGGACCATGATGCCTCATGCTAAAGCTG ACACTAAAATGGATCGAAAAGACAAGCTGTTCGTTGTTAATGAG GTGTGCGAAATAAAGAACTGTAACAAGTGCATATATTTTGAGGCAAAGAAAAAGCAGGACCTGTACATGTG GATTGCTAATGTCCCCCATGGACCCTCAGCCAAATTTCTGGTTCAGAATG TGCACACACTTGCAGAGCTCAAAATGACGGGTAACTGCCTTAAAGGATCCAGACCACTTCTTTCATTTGACCCT CAATTTGACAGTGTTCCCCATTACTCTCTGCTGAAGGAGCTGTTCATCcag ACATTTTCAACGCCTCAGTATCACCCAAAGAGCCAGCCATTTGTGGATCACGTCTTCACATTTACAATCGCAGACAACAGGATATGGTTCAGGAATTACCAG ATCATTGAAGAGGATGCATCACTGGTGGAAATTGGGCCCCGCTTTGTGTTGAATCTCATCAAAATATTTCAAGGAAGCTTTGGTGGGCCTACACTCTATGAAAACCCACATTTCCAGTCCCCTAACATG CAAAGGCGAATGGTCCGCTTGGCTCTGGCTGCTAAACATCGGGAGCGCCAGCTTGTGCGGGAGATTCAGAAGGCCAAGAGGATGGAAACAAAAGAGGTCCTGAAGGAAGATGTGACGGACGATGTCTTTGACACCCCTTCGGCAGAGAAACCGGTGGAGATTGAGCTGGAGGCACCCCCTCCCAAGCCGCCAAAGAAAGGCAAACTCACAGAGCTTAGAAGGAAGACCAGACTGAAGCGCAAGGGTATACGTTAA